GCGAACGACTCGCCGCGGTTCTCGGTGAGGAACCGGGCCTGGCCACGCGTGCCGTGGCGCTCGACGAGCTCCTCGAGCACCGTCTTGCGGGTCACGACGACGATCTTGGCAATCGAGTTCGCCATCGGGAGTGGGTGAAGTGGCGGCGGGGGAGCGGGCGCGGCCGAGCGGCAGCGCGTCAGCGACCCGACCGCTCGGCCCCACGGCCGTCGAGGAGCGAAGCGAGAATGTCGCTGGTGATCGTCAGGTTGCCGATGTTGCCGGCGTTGTCGGCCAGTTCACGCATCGCCAGCGCGAGCAGCGACCGCGGATCGACATCGCGAAACACGTCGAGCCGCTTCCGCTGGAAGTCGGCTTCGGCATCGGCGGCGACGGCGCGGGCGGAGGCGGCGTTTCGCGCCTCCTCCAGGGCGTTGGCCCCTTGCAACGCGATCATTTCCCGGCGCTGTTCCTCGAGCGTCTTCTCGCCGGCGAGCTCCTTCTCGCGGATCGTGCGCTCCTCGTCGACGGTGGCAGCGCGCCGGGCGTAGACGGCGATGTCGGCGCGGCGGAGGAGCGACTCGCGCAGCTCCGCCTCGAGCGCCTTGGCGACCTCGGGGGTGGGCCGTACCGAGAGGAACTCCACCGTCAGCAGCTCGGCCCCCATCTCGGCAAGGCCGGGGCCCCCACGCAGTGCCGCGGTAACCGCGCCGGCGAGCCGCGGCGCCTCGGCGAGGGCCTGTTCGAGGGGGCGAGGGGTGATCTCGTCGCGGGTCGCGACCTGGACGAGGTTGGCGATCCGGCGGCCGACCTTGTCGCGGTCTTCGGAGAGGGGGCGGTAGCTGACCGGGTCGATGCTGAAGTCGAACAGTTCGGCGGCGCGCCGCGGTTCGGCGAGCCGGAACGTCACCTGCCCCTGGAGCGTGATCTCCTGGTGGTCCGCGGACAGCTCGTTGAACACGAAGTTGACGTCCTGGCTCTGCGTCGGCACGGCGACGACCTGGGTGTCGTACTGCCAGTAGAAGAACGCCAGCCCGGGCCCCTCGCCACGACGGCGGCCGCCGGAGTAGCGGATGATGTGGTCGGTGGGCCGACCCTTGAAGTACGGAAACCACATCGGACGGGAGCCGGTCACGGCCATCGGATCACCTGATGGTGGAAGATTCCCATCATGATCCGGCGACGGCGCCAGTCAAAACCAGCGCGGTGTTTCCCGCGCCGCCGTCACCCGCCCGCGCCGGCCGTCGCGCCGGTGCCGCCGGCCGCGGCAGCCCGCGGTGGCCGCACGCGGCCGTTGGCGGGATCGATCTCGAGGCCGAGGGGCGGCTCGTCGGGGACGTAGAAGAAGAACCCGAACATCATCTCGTGGATCGTCTGCGGGCCGTAGGGGACCGCGACGGTGGGATCGGGGTTGAAGGGATTGAACGGCGAGTTGTCGAAGTGGGCCGTGACCTCGACCCGCGTGCCCTTCGGGAATCGCTTGGCGCCGGGCGTGAGGCGGTAGTTCTGCTGCCAGGCGTAGTGGTAGTTGGGGATCACCAGCAGCGTCTCGGGATCGGCGTCGGGCCGCAGCGCCGTGAACGTCATGTCGCGCCCGCGGAGGTGCATGTGGGCGAACATCCCCACGCCGAAGGCATCGCAGGGGAGCGTGCGGACGGCGGTCACCGGATGGAACGGGGCCCCCGGTGGGATCTCGAACTTCGACGTCGTCACCTGGAGGTGCTTGAGCTCGCGGTCGATCCGCGCCCGTGGGTAGCGGAGGCCGACGCTCATCCGGTTGGTCTCCGGCTTGCCCGTGGTGGTGTAGTGGATCTGGAGGACGAGGACCGAGTTGGCCGGGATCCGGAACCCCATCCCTTCGTCGAGGATCATCGCCGTGCCACCGGGGACGCGGCCGGTGATGAAGTTGCTGTCGTCGACCGGATCGCCGACTGCCATGTAGGCGAGGTTGCAGTGGTGGACCGTGCCGGGATTCGACGGCTTGATCTCGATCCCCGAGATCCACGTCTCGGCGAGGAACACGTGCGGAAGGATGACGTAGCGGTAGTCGACAAAGCCGTCGGCCGGGAGCGAGTCGGACCCCAGCGCCGTGACGACGAGGTCCGGCGTGCCGATCTCCCATGCCGGCGCCGGCGACGGGGCGGGGGGAGTCTTGGCGGGGTCCCCGGCCGGGCTGCCCGCGCCCACCCAGGCGGCGACCAGCCGGCGCTCCTCGGCGGACAGGCCGCGCTCGTTGGAGAAGTGCTCGTGGCGGCTGGCGTACCACGGCGGCATGCGCCGCTCGGCGACGGCGTCGGCGACCGCCGCCGCCTGCCCGGCGACGTCGTCGTAGGTCACCAGCGGAAACGGCGCGCCGCCGTTGGCGCGGTGGCACTCCTGGCAGTGGGCGGCCAGGAGCGGGGCGACATGCTCGTGGAACGTGACCGTGCGGTCGGGCTCGGCCGGGGCGGGGCGTGTGATCCGGCAGCCGTCGACGGGGGTCTCGGCGACCGCCACCGGCCGGCCGGCGAGGACGTCTTCGAGCGCCTCGCGGAGATCCTCGCGCGTCGCCGCGGGGCGCTCGCCGCCGAGGCGGAGTTGGTCGTCGATCCGCCCGCGGTAGACGATGCGGCGATCCGCGTCGAGGACCACCGCCTGCGGCGTGAATTCGGCGCCGACCGCGGCGGCGAGGGCGCCCGTCGTGTCTTTCACCAGCGGGAAGGGAACGCCGTGGTCGAGCCCGACGCGGGCCAGCTCGGCGATCTCGTCGCCGGCGGCCGCGTCGACGGCGACGATCCTCACCCCGCGCGGCGCGAACGCCTCGTCGAGCCGGACCAGCTTCGGCCAGCTGCGCCGTACCAACGGGCAGGTGAGATTGACGAACACCAGCACCGTCGCCGGCGGCTTCCCCAGATCGGCCAGCGAGCGCTGCTGGTACCAGATGTCGGTGAAGTGGAGGTCGGCGACGGGTTCGCCCAGCGGCGCGGCCGTGGCCAGCGCCGCCAGGCCCGACACGATCCATCCGGTGACGACCGACCGGCCGAGGCGGCTCATGGACGATTCTCCAGGGAGCGGGCCTGACCCGCGCTGAACGGCGGTCCGGTCAGGGCAGGCAGTAGGACAGGGCGAGGAGTGAATAGGCGGTGACGAGGTTGGCGTCGCCCTCCATCCACCGCGCGTTGGCGTTGGTCCACGAGCCGTCGTCGCGCTGGCGGGCGAGGAGCACCGTGGAGAGTTCGTCGCGCCAGGCGTGATCGGCCCCGGCAGCGTCGCGGAACTCCTTCCCGCCGAACGCGTCGAGCGACTTGGCTGCGGTGTGGAAGTAATAGAACAGTCCGTTGTCGGCCATCCCCGGGTTCTCGGCGAACGTGTAGTGCTTCGCCAGCCAGGCCAGCGCCGCCTTGACGCGCGGGTCGTCGCGATCGACACCGGCGTAGATCATGCTCTTGAGCCCGGCGTAGGTCATCGAGCCGTAGCTGCGCAGGCCGCCGTCGGGCGTCTTCCCCGCCTGGCTCTCGCCGCCGGCGGCCGGGGTGTAGTAGAAGCCGCCGTCGGGGTTCTTGGCCGGATGGGGCTGGTCGTTGTGCGGCCCGGGAAGGTTCTGCGTGCGCGACACGAACGCCAGCGCCCGCTGGATCGCCGGATCGTCCTCGGCGGCGCCGGCGGCGCGGAGGGCGTCGATGAAGAACTGCGTGTTCGACAGGTCGGGGCGCTGCTGGCGGCCGTAGCCGGCACCGCCGTAGGCCGGGTCGTCGGGCCCGCGCCCCTCCCCCTCGTCCCACTGCAGGGCCCGGAGGAACGCGGTGGCCGTGGCGATCTCCCGGTCGTGGCGGCCGTCGGCGTTGCACGCGACCAGCGCCATCACGGCGATCGCCGTCTCGTAATTGGCCACCGGCGCGCCGGGGGTGTGGATGCCGCCGTCGGCCTGGCGGAACGTGAGCAGGTGGGCGACGGCCTTGGCGACCGCGGGATCGTCGGCGGCGACGCCGCTGCGGACCAGTGCGGTCACCGCCAGTGCCGTCACCGCCGGGCCGGCTTTCGGTGAGAAGCTGCCGTCGGCATCCTGGCCGGTCGCCTTGAGGTAGGCGACACCGCGGTCGATCGCGGCACGGATCGCGACCGCGTCGGCCCCGCGCCCCGGAGTGGCGAGGGAGACGACCGTCAGGCAGGCGATGGCAAGCGCGCGGGAGGGCATCGAATCGGCTCCGGGGAGTCACGGGGCGCTTCTCCGCGCCGCCCCCAAGAATACGCGGCGGGTGGCTCCGGGGCAGCAGCGCTCCCGGTGGCGTCACCCCCGGCGCTTCTCGCGGTCGCCTGAGTGGACTGAATGAGCCGGCCGTCCCGCGGCCGGTCGGGGCCATGGAGGGCATTGACCGCCGACGGTCAGACGGGGGCGACCGGCAGGGCCCGCGGGTGGGCCGGCACCCGCCGGGGCGGGGGTTCGTGCCCGCTCTCCAGGCTCCACGCCTCGCGCTCCTCGTCGCTGGCGTAGTAGGTCAGCCAGGTGGCCAGATCGCCGTCGTCGCTGGCGCTGCAGTCGAAGTGGACGTAGTTGTCGGGCAGGTCGACGCGCTTGATCGGCGCGGTGAGGATGTCGCGGCGGATCAGCGTGTAGAGCTCGCGGTCGGAGAGGTGGTCGGTGAAGTCGAGCACGATCCGCTTCTCGAACAGCCGCTCGATCGTCTCCCAGAGGCGGTCGTGGAGCTGCTCGGCGTCGAGCGTGCAGGCCGGCTGCATCGCCAGCACCGGCTGGAACCAGCGCGCCACCGTCTCCACCGGGGCCTGCTCCCAGGCGAGCATCGACTCGAGAAACCGGTTCTCGACGGCCGTCGGCAGGCGGTCGAGATCGAGATCGGCAATCGATTCGTCGAGGTAGGGCTCGATCGCGTCGCGCAGTTCGGCGTTGCGGAGCAGGCAGTCGACCTCGTCCGAATCAGGACGCTGGGCGCGCGGCATGCCGGGACCCCGAGAGGTTCGCGTCGCACCCGCCGACACCCGCCGGCACCGCGCCACGCACGATCCGACGATACCAACGGGGTTCGCCGGTTCAACGCTTCGGAAGGCCGTTTTCCCGCGGTTTGTCCCCGCTCGGTCCGCACGATCGGTACGAACCGACGAGTTTCCGCCGCCCCCCGAGGCCCCCCGCTCTTGCCCCGTTTCCGCCCCTTCCGCCACCGCTCAGGCGAGGATCCCGGAGACGACATGGCCGTGGACGTCGGTGAGGCGGAACTGGCGCCCCTGGTAGCGGAAGGTGAGGCGGGTGTGGTCGATTCCCGCCAGGTGGAGCAGCGTCGCCTGCATGTCGTGGACATGGACCGGGTCGGCGGTGATGTTCCAGGCGAAGTCGTCGGTGGCCCCGTGGACGTGCCCCTTCCGCACGCCGCCACCCGCCAGCCACCAGGAGAACGCCCGCCCGAAGTGGTCGCGCCCCTTGGGGTTGGCCGGATCCCCTTGGCCGAACGGCGTCCGCCCGAACTCCCCGGCCCAGACCACCAGCGTGTCGTCGAGCAGGCCGCGCTCGCGGAGGTCTGTGACCAGCGCCGCGGCGGGGCCGTCGGTGTCGAGGCACTGCTCGGCCAGCTGGGTGTGGAGGTTGTTGTGCTGGTCCCAGCCGGCGTGCATCAGCTGCACGAACCGCGTGCCGCGCTCGAGGAGCCGTCGGGCGACGAGGCAATTGAAGGCAAACGACCCCTGGGTGCGGACCAGCGGCCCGTAGCGGTCGAGGACGCGCGGCGACTCGTCGGCGAAGTCGACCAGCCCCGGCACGCTCTCCTGCATCCGGTAGGCCATCTCGTACTGGGCGATCCGCGTGTCGATCTCGGGGTCGCCGTAGTCGGCGAGGTGAGCCGCGTTGAGCGCGGCGAGGTCGTCGAGCAGCGCCCGGCGCGCCTGCCGGCTGACGCCCGGCGGATCGGCGAGGTACGGCACCGGCTCGCCGGTGTTGCGGAAGCGCACCCCCTGGTAGCGGCCGGGGAGAAACCCACTCCCCCAGTAGTAGTCGAAGAACAACTGCCCGCAGGTCTTGCCGCGGTCGCTCGACGTCATCACCACGAACGCCGGCAGGTCGTCGGTGTCGCTTCCCAGCGCGTAGGTCAGCCAGGCGCCGAGGCTCGGCCGCCCGGGAACCTGGGCGCCGGTGAGGAAGAAGGTCACGCCGGGAGCGTGGTTGACCGCCTCGGTGTGCATGCTGCGCACCAGGCACAGCTCGTCGGCGAGGCTGCCGGTGCCCGGCAGCAGTTCCGAGAGCTCGATGCCGGCGGCGCCGTGGCGGCGAAACGGCTTGATCGCCGGGACGGTCGGCCACTTGGCGTAGCCGCTGCTCATCGTCGAGAGGCGCGTCGTGCCGCGGACGCTCGCGGGGATGTCCTCCCCGGCGCGGCGGATCATCTCCGGCTTCGGGTCGTAGAGGTCGACGTGCGACGGCCCCCCCCCCTGCCAGAGCATCACGATCCGCCGGGCCCGCGGCGGATGGTGGGGGAGGCCGGCGAGGGGGCGACCGGCGGCGCTTCCCTGCCGCGCCAGGAGCGAGGCGAGGGCCGCGGTGCCGAGCCCGGCGCCCGACGAGCCGAACAGCCGGCGGCGGGTGACCCGGGCGGCGTTCTCGGCGAGGAGCGGATGCATCGGGGATCTCCTCTCGGGCGTCACTGGCGCGACAGCGCCTCGTCGAGGTTGAGGATCGCCAGGCAGACGGCGGCCAGCGCCGCATGCTCGACGGAGTCGAGCGCCGGATCGCGCGGGCTCGCCCCGACGCTCACCAGCGCCGCCGCTGCCGCCGGGTCGGCGGCATACAGCTCGCGCTGGCGGCGGTGCATCCGCGACAGGACCGCGAGGTCGGTGGCCGTCGCCGGCCGGCCGACGACCAGCGCCACGGCGCGGCCGATCCGCCCTTCGGCGTCGCCCGCCGCACCCCACGCGCGGGCCGCCAGCGCCCGGGCCGCCTCGACCCAGGTGGGATCGTTGAGCGTCGTCAGCGCGTGCAGCGGCGTCGAGGTGACGGCGCCGCGGACCCGGCAGGTCTGGCGGTTGGCGGCGTCGAACATGTTGGCCGGGCTCACCGTCCTCCGCCAAAACGTGTACAGGCTGCGGCGGTAGAGGTCGGCGCCCTGCGACAGCGGGTAGGTGAAGTCGCGTTCCTTGGTGATCGCCAGCGACTCCCAGATGCCGTCGGGCTGGTAGGGATACACCGGCGCACCGCCGACGCGCCGGTCGAGGAGCCCCGCCGCCGCCAGCGCCTGGTCGCGGAGGACCGGCGCCGGCATCCGGAACCGGCCGGCGCGGGCCAGGAGCCGGTTCTCCGGGTCGAGCGCCAGGTGCGCGGGCGTCACCCGGCTGGATTGCCGGTAGGTGGCGCTGGTGACGATCAGCCGGTGGATCCGCTTCTGGCTCCAGCCGCCGTCGCGGAACTCGACGGCGAGCCAATCGAGCAGGTCCCGATGGCGCGGGAACTCCCCCTGGACGCCGAAGTCCTCGGCGGTCTTCACCAGCCCGATCCCGAAGAAGTGCTGCCAGATCCGGTTGACGTGGACCCGGGCGGTGAGCGGCTGCTCGGGCAGGAACAGCCACGTCGCCAACCCGAGGCGATTGGCCGGCACCCCCGCCGGCAGCGGCGGCAGGAACGCCGGTGGCGCGAAGGACAGCGCCTCGCCTTCCGGGGAGAGATAGTCGCCGCGGCCGAGGAGCCGCGTCTGGCGCGGCCGCTCGTCGCTCATCACCATCACGCGCGGGATCCGGTCGGCGCGGTACGCGGCCAGCTCGCCGCGGAGATCGTCGGCCTGCTTGACGGCCGGCTGCGCGCCGACCACGGAGCGCTTCACCGTGTCGTCGAACTGCCGGCGCAGGTCGGACTCGATCGCCTGCTTGTCCTCCGCGGAGCGCTCGCCGTCAGGTTTGGTCAGCTTGGCCACGAGCGCCTCGGGCAGCCCGCGGCCCTCCGCGCCCCCTGCCAGGACCCCGGCCTTCCAGCCGGCGAAGGCCGCCTCGACGATCGGCCGGGCGGCCTCGTCGGCGGCGGCGATCCGCTTCTCGTAGTCGGCGATCGCGGCCGTGTTCTCGGCCGATGGCACCTCGACCACGGGGGGGGCGACGCGGATCCGCGCCGAGAAATACTGCGGCGCGCCAGATTCGGGCACGCGGTTGAAGGCGTCGAGGAGCCGATAGTAGTCGGTCTGTGTGAGCGGGTCGTATTTGTGGTCGTGGCACTGGGCGCAGGCCATCGTCAACCCCAGCCAGGTCGTGGCCGTGGTGTCGACGCGGTCGAAGAGGTTGTTGAAGCGCTGCTCCTCGGCGATCGCGCCCCCCTCGCCGTTGAGGAGATGGTTGCGGTTGAAGCCGCTGGCGATCCGCTGGTCGACCGTCGCCGAGTCGAGGAGGTCGCCGGCGAGCTGCTCGATCGTGAACCGGTCGAAGGGCAGGTCGTCGTTGAGCGCCTTGACGACCCAGTCGCGCCACAGCCATTGCCAGGTGTCGCCGTCCTGCTGGAACCCGTTGCTGTCGGCGTAGCGCGCCGCGTCGAGCCACGGCAGCGCCATCCGCTCACCGTAGTGGGGGCTGGCAAGGAGCCGGTCGACGAGGTGCTCGTAGGCGGACGGATCGGGATCGGCGACGAAGGCGGCGACTTCCTCGGGCGTGGGGGGGAGGCCGATCATGTCGGCGTGGAGCCGGCGGATGAGCGTGGGCCGGTCGGCCGCGGGGGACGGCGCGAGCCCCGTGCCGCCGAGGCCGTCGAGGACGAACGCGTCGATCGGGTTGGCCGGCCAGCCGGCCGGCGGGGCGGAGGGCTGCGGCACCGCCGGGCGCCGCGGCGCCACGAACGCCCAGTGCTCGGCGTAGGGCGCGCCGGCGGCGATCCAGCGGCCGAGGATCTCCTTCTGTTCGGCCGATAGCCGGCGGTTCGAGGCCGGCGTCGGCATCACCACCTCGGGGTCGGTCGAGTGGATCCGCTCGAGGAGGCCGCTCGCCCCCGGCTCCCCGGGGACGATCGCCCGCGCGGCGAAGGCGGCGTCGCGAGCGTCGAGCCGCAGGTCGGCCTGCCGCTTGGCGGCGTCCTGGCCATGGCAGGCGAAGCAGTTCTCGGCCAGGATGGGGCGGATATCGCGGTTGAAGTCGGGCGCCGCAGGCTCGGCGGCGACGGCGATGGCGCTCGCCGCCAGGGCCGCCGCCAGCGCGGCAGGCCACGGCACCGCGGAGCACCGCGGCGTCCGGTGGTGACCACGCCGAATCGAGCCTGCTCCGGTCGCGCGCATGACACTTTCAGAATACCACCCGCCGGACGGGGGTGGAGCGGCATTGCCCGGGGCCGACGTGATCGTCGTCGGGGCGGGCGCGGCCGGCCTGTTCGCCGCGACCTGGGCGGCGCGGACGCAGCGTGCCCTGGGGAGGGGCGTGTCGGTGGTCGCCCTCGACGGTGCCCGGCGCCTCGGGGCGAAGATCCTCGTCTCCGGCGGCGGGCGCTGCAACGTCACCCACCGGCAGGTCAGCGAACGCGACTTCGCCGGCAGCACGCCGCCGGCGATCCGCAAGGTGCTCGGCCGGTTCGGCGTCGAAGAGACGACCACCTTCTTCCGCGAGCTGGGGGTCGGGTTCGCGCTCGAGGCCGAGACCGGCAAGCTCTTCCCCGCGACCGACTCGGCGCGGACGATCCTCGACGCGCTGCTGTCGGCGGCGCGGATCGCGGGGGTGCGGCTCGTCCACCCGGCGCCGGTCACGGCGCTGTCCCACGGCGACGACGGCTTTCGCGTCGTCTCCGCTGCCGGGGTGTTCGTCGCCCCGCGCGTGATCCTCTGCACCGGTGGAAAGTCGCTCCCCAAGAGCGGCTCCGACGGCTCGGGGTTCGCGCTTGCCGAATCCCTCGGCCACTCACTCGCCCGCCCGCTCGTGCCGGCGCTGGTCCCCTTGGTGCTCCCCGGGGACCACTGGATCCGGACCCTCTCCGGCCTCGCGCTCCCCTGCCGGTTCCGGCTGGTGTCGGAGGCCGGCAAGACGCTCGCCGAGAGCGCCGGCGCCACGCTCTGCACCCACACCGGCCTGTCGGGGCCGGCGACGCTCGACATCAGCCGTCACTGGCTCGTGTCGCGCGTCCACCTGCCCGCCGCGCGCCTCCTCCTCGACTGGCTCCCCGACGTCGACGGCGCGGCGCTCGAGACGCTGCTCGTCGGCGCCGGCGCGCGGGGGGTGCTCGCCGCACTCAAGCCCTGGTTGTCCGAGCGGCTCGTGCGCGGGCTGTGCTCCGAGGCGGCCGCGCCGCCGACGGGCGACCTGCCGCGCGACGCGCGGAAGCGACTCGTCGCCGTGATCAAAGGGACGGTCCTGCCGGTCACGGGAGACCGCGGCTGGAACGTCGCCGAGGCGACGGCCGGCGGCGTGCCGCTGGCGGAGGTGCGCCTCGACTCGATGGAGAGCCGGTGCTGCCCGGGGCTCCATCTCGCCGGCGAGGTCCTCGACGTCGACGGCCGGATCGGCGGCTTCAATTTCCAGTGGGCCTGGGCGAGCGCCTTCGTCGCCGGCTGCGCCGCGGGAGGGGTCGGCGCGTGAGCCCGGCGGAGTGCCGACGGCCGTGTGGACGATCCGCTACCCCGCCGCGCGGAGGCGCGGGCGCTCGGTGGCCGGCGCCGTGAGGAGGCCGAGGGCCGCATCCCACACCGCCGCGACGGGGATCGACTCCATCGTCGCCTCCCCCGGCTCCCAGCGGAGGGCGCTGGTCGCCGGCTTGGGCCGGCGGCGTGGCTGTTGTAGCGCGCCGCGGACGACGACCGCCGGGGCGTCCCACGGGCACCAGTGGTTGGGATCGGTGGGGCCGACGAGGACCACCACCGGCGTGCCGTGGCTGGCGGCGACGTGCACCGGCCCGCTGTCGACGCCGATGCACAGGTCCATCCGCGCAAGCAACGCGCCGAGGTGGGCGAGCGAGACGCGCTGCGACCAGTCGTGGGAATGCCGGGCGGCGAGGGGCCCCGCGCGCTCGACGATCTGCCGGTGGAACGGCATCTGCGCGGGGGACCCGCAGAACACCACGTCGCAGTCGCGCTCGCGCACCAGCCGCGCCACCAGCGCCCCCCAGCGCGCCTCGGGCCACTCGCGCTGCCAAGAGGTCGATTTCGGGCTCAGGAACACGCGCTTCCGGCCGGCGGGAACGAGGCTCTCGAGCGCCGCCACCGTCTCCCGGGCCGCCTCCGACACCCAGTTCTCATTGCGGCCGTCGTCGATCGCGATCCCGTCGGCCCGCAGCAGGTCGAGGAACAACTCCACCTCGTGGCGGTGCGGGGGAATGGCGACGGAGCGCGAGAGGAACGCCGCCCGGCCGCCGCCGGCGAAGCCGACGCGGTGGGGAATCCCCGCCAGCCACACCGGGAGGATGCTCGACAGGGCGCGCTTGAGGACGTAGGCCCGGGTGTAACGGCGCTCGCGGAGGCAGGCGGCGAGGCGGAACTGGTTGGTCAGCAGCACCGGCGCGAGGCGATGCCCGGGCCGGGGCAGATCCCAGGAGACGAGCCCGTCGTGGTACGGGCAGTCGGCGAGCACCGCCCCGGAGACCTTCTCGACGAGGACCTCGATCCGCGCCTCCGGATAGCGCGTCCGCAGGTTGCGCAGGAACGGGATCGCCATCACCGTGTCGCCGACGTAGCGCGTCCGGACCACGAGGATCCGCTCGTCACGACCGCCGGACAGCAAGGGACGGGTCATGGCGACGCGGCACGGAGGCGGTCAGCGGGCGAAGCCGACGAAGAAGCTGAACAGCTGCTGGCTGTCTTCCGGGGCGTAGGCCACCGGGACGGCGAAGTCGAGCGCGATCGGCGCCGGGCCCATCGCCGGCAGCGTGATCCGCAGGCCGAACCCCGGGGCGACGCGGAAGTTGTTGATCGAGACGTTGCTCTCGACGGTACCGAAGTCGGTGAACACCACACCGCGGAGCGTGTCGTCGGCGGTGATCGGGAACATGTACTCGACGGTGTTGAGCCACTGGAACGGACCGCCGACGATGGCCCCGTTTTGCCGCGGGCTCGCGCCGCGGAACACGAAGCCGCGGAGCGTGTTGTAGCCACCGGCAAAGAAGTTGTCGTAGGCCGGTGTGTCGGGGCCCGACATGCCGAGCACCGAGCCCACCGAGAGGACGTGGCGCCCCGAGCCGTCGGGGCGCTCGGCGAGGAGGAAGTACTGCCGCCCCTCGAGGATCCCGCGCGGGTAGACGAACGTCCCGATCACCTGCTCGAACTCGAACGTCACCAGGTGCCCCTGGGTGGGGAGGAACGGGCTGTCGCGCGTGTCGTGGATGATGCCGCCGCTGAAGCCGTAC
This genomic stretch from Planctomycetota bacterium harbors:
- a CDS encoding SPFH domain-containing protein: MAVTGSRPMWFPYFKGRPTDHIIRYSGGRRRGEGPGLAFFYWQYDTQVVAVPTQSQDVNFVFNELSADHQEITLQGQVTFRLAEPRRAAELFDFSIDPVSYRPLSEDRDKVGRRIANLVQVATRDEITPRPLEQALAEAPRLAGAVTAALRGGPGLAEMGAELLTVEFLSVRPTPEVAKALEAELRESLLRRADIAVYARRAATVDEERTIREKELAGEKTLEEQRREMIALQGANALEEARNAASARAVAADAEADFQRKRLDVFRDVDPRSLLALAMRELADNAGNIGNLTITSDILASLLDGRGAERSGR
- a CDS encoding redoxin domain-containing protein, giving the protein MSRLGRSVVTGWIVSGLAALATAAPLGEPVADLHFTDIWYQQRSLADLGKPPATVLVFVNLTCPLVRRSWPKLVRLDEAFAPRGVRIVAVDAAAGDEIAELARVGLDHGVPFPLVKDTTGALAAAVGAEFTPQAVVLDADRRIVYRGRIDDQLRLGGERPAATREDLREALEDVLAGRPVAVAETPVDGCRITRPAPAEPDRTVTFHEHVAPLLAAHCQECHRANGGAPFPLVTYDDVAGQAAAVADAVAERRMPPWYASRHEHFSNERGLSAEERRLVAAWVGAGSPAGDPAKTPPAPSPAPAWEIGTPDLVVTALGSDSLPADGFVDYRYVILPHVFLAETWISGIEIKPSNPGTVHHCNLAYMAVGDPVDDSNFITGRVPGGTAMILDEGMGFRIPANSVLVLQIHYTTTGKPETNRMSVGLRYPRARIDRELKHLQVTTSKFEIPPGAPFHPVTAVRTLPCDAFGVGMFAHMHLRGRDMTFTALRPDADPETLLVIPNYHYAWQQNYRLTPGAKRFPKGTRVEVTAHFDNSPFNPFNPDPTVAVPYGPQTIHEMMFGFFFYVPDEPPLGLEIDPANGRVRPPRAAAAGGTGATAGAGG
- a CDS encoding terpene cyclase/mutase family protein — protein: MPSRALAIACLTVVSLATPGRGADAVAIRAAIDRGVAYLKATGQDADGSFSPKAGPAVTALAVTALVRSGVAADDPAVAKAVAHLLTFRQADGGIHTPGAPVANYETAIAVMALVACNADGRHDREIATATAFLRALQWDEGEGRGPDDPAYGGAGYGRQQRPDLSNTQFFIDALRAAGAAEDDPAIQRALAFVSRTQNLPGPHNDQPHPAKNPDGGFYYTPAAGGESQAGKTPDGGLRSYGSMTYAGLKSMIYAGVDRDDPRVKAALAWLAKHYTFAENPGMADNGLFYYFHTAAKSLDAFGGKEFRDAAGADHAWRDELSTVLLARQRDDGSWTNANARWMEGDANLVTAYSLLALSYCLP
- a CDS encoding DUF1501 domain-containing protein — its product is MHPLLAENAARVTRRRLFGSSGAGLGTAALASLLARQGSAAGRPLAGLPHHPPRARRIVMLWQGGGPSHVDLYDPKPEMIRRAGEDIPASVRGTTRLSTMSSGYAKWPTVPAIKPFRRHGAAGIELSELLPGTGSLADELCLVRSMHTEAVNHAPGVTFFLTGAQVPGRPSLGAWLTYALGSDTDDLPAFVVMTSSDRGKTCGQLFFDYYWGSGFLPGRYQGVRFRNTGEPVPYLADPPGVSRQARRALLDDLAALNAAHLADYGDPEIDTRIAQYEMAYRMQESVPGLVDFADESPRVLDRYGPLVRTQGSFAFNCLVARRLLERGTRFVQLMHAGWDQHNNLHTQLAEQCLDTDGPAAALVTDLRERGLLDDTLVVWAGEFGRTPFGQGDPANPKGRDHFGRAFSWWLAGGGVRKGHVHGATDDFAWNITADPVHVHDMQATLLHLAGIDHTRLTFRYQGRQFRLTDVHGHVVSGILA
- a CDS encoding DUF1553 domain-containing protein — encoded protein: MRATGAGSIRRGHHRTPRCSAVPWPAALAAALAASAIAVAAEPAAPDFNRDIRPILAENCFACHGQDAAKRQADLRLDARDAAFAARAIVPGEPGASGLLERIHSTDPEVVMPTPASNRRLSAEQKEILGRWIAAGAPYAEHWAFVAPRRPAVPQPSAPPAGWPANPIDAFVLDGLGGTGLAPSPAADRPTLIRRLHADMIGLPPTPEEVAAFVADPDPSAYEHLVDRLLASPHYGERMALPWLDAARYADSNGFQQDGDTWQWLWRDWVVKALNDDLPFDRFTIEQLAGDLLDSATVDQRIASGFNRNHLLNGEGGAIAEEQRFNNLFDRVDTTATTWLGLTMACAQCHDHKYDPLTQTDYYRLLDAFNRVPESGAPQYFSARIRVAPPVVEVPSAENTAAIADYEKRIAAADEAARPIVEAAFAGWKAGVLAGGAEGRGLPEALVAKLTKPDGERSAEDKQAIESDLRRQFDDTVKRSVVGAQPAVKQADDLRGELAAYRADRIPRVMVMSDERPRQTRLLGRGDYLSPEGEALSFAPPAFLPPLPAGVPANRLGLATWLFLPEQPLTARVHVNRIWQHFFGIGLVKTAEDFGVQGEFPRHRDLLDWLAVEFRDGGWSQKRIHRLIVTSATYRQSSRVTPAHLALDPENRLLARAGRFRMPAPVLRDQALAAAGLLDRRVGGAPVYPYQPDGIWESLAITKERDFTYPLSQGADLYRRSLYTFWRRTVSPANMFDAANRQTCRVRGAVTSTPLHALTTLNDPTWVEAARALAARAWGAAGDAEGRIGRAVALVVGRPATATDLAVLSRMHRRQRELYAADPAAAAALVSVGASPRDPALDSVEHAALAAVCLAILNLDEALSRQ
- a CDS encoding aminoacetone oxidase family FAD-binding enzyme; translation: MTLSEYHPPDGGGAALPGADVIVVGAGAAGLFAATWAARTQRALGRGVSVVALDGARRLGAKILVSGGGRCNVTHRQVSERDFAGSTPPAIRKVLGRFGVEETTTFFRELGVGFALEAETGKLFPATDSARTILDALLSAARIAGVRLVHPAPVTALSHGDDGFRVVSAAGVFVAPRVILCTGGKSLPKSGSDGSGFALAESLGHSLARPLVPALVPLVLPGDHWIRTLSGLALPCRFRLVSEAGKTLAESAGATLCTHTGLSGPATLDISRHWLVSRVHLPAARLLLDWLPDVDGAALETLLVGAGARGVLAALKPWLSERLVRGLCSEAAAPPTGDLPRDARKRLVAVIKGTVLPVTGDRGWNVAEATAGGVPLAEVRLDSMESRCCPGLHLAGEVLDVDGRIGGFNFQWAWASAFVAGCAAGGVGA
- a CDS encoding glycosyltransferase family 9 protein; translated protein: MTRPLLSGGRDERILVVRTRYVGDTVMAIPFLRNLRTRYPEARIEVLVEKVSGAVLADCPYHDGLVSWDLPRPGHRLAPVLLTNQFRLAACLRERRYTRAYVLKRALSSILPVWLAGIPHRVGFAGGGRAAFLSRSVAIPPHRHEVELFLDLLRADGIAIDDGRNENWVSEAARETVAALESLVPAGRKRVFLSPKSTSWQREWPEARWGALVARLVRERDCDVVFCGSPAQMPFHRQIVERAGPLAARHSHDWSQRVSLAHLGALLARMDLCIGVDSGPVHVAASHGTPVVVLVGPTDPNHWCPWDAPAVVVRGALQQPRRRPKPATSALRWEPGEATMESIPVAAVWDAALGLLTAPATERPRLRAAG